Proteins encoded by one window of bacterium:
- a CDS encoding tetratricopeptide repeat protein produces the protein MKKLSTLFFLLLLTACSGSDSLNVLEKGWDAFSTGNYTQSVTILTEARNDDPQNVEIRTALGWALMRTDQLESAEEEFSAGAQLTGPSADLYAGWAFVLNALKNHASSNESITEATTLDPDWIFMYDQKLTHEDLTILKAENHFLLGEFSSALAAVVTVNPSFSANISTDAGRGQLAAEIERLQDELSKHSVQTL, from the coding sequence ATGAAAAAACTATCAACACTTTTTTTTCTGCTGCTCCTAACGGCATGTTCGGGCTCAGATTCCCTTAATGTGCTTGAAAAAGGATGGGATGCATTTAGCACCGGCAACTACACTCAATCTGTAACGATTCTCACCGAAGCCCGAAATGATGATCCGCAAAACGTGGAGATCCGTACGGCTCTCGGTTGGGCGCTCATGCGCACGGATCAATTGGAAAGCGCTGAAGAAGAATTCAGTGCCGGCGCTCAATTAACCGGTCCTTCAGCCGATTTGTACGCAGGTTGGGCATTTGTACTCAATGCGCTCAAAAATCATGCATCGTCCAACGAAAGTATTACCGAAGCAACAACTTTGGATCCGGATTGGATTTTTATGTACGATCAAAAATTAACCCATGAAGATCTGACGATTCTCAAAGCAGAAAATCACTTCTTGCTGGGCGAATTTAGTTCCGCGCTTGCGGCTGTTGTAACCGTCAATCCTTCATTCAGCGCAAATATTTCAACCGATGCCGGACGCGGCCAATTGGCCGCTGAAATTGAAAGATTACAGGACGAATTGTCCAAACATTCAGTTCAAACATTATAA